From a region of the Teredinibacter turnerae genome:
- a CDS encoding sensor domain-containing diguanylate cyclase, translating into MRVERLDRKEKPTHYLARELAEIIRVDPELFDFIDRYVFDGLWYWNLEKPEDEWMSPQFWLTLGYAPEEKKHLAAEWQDIIDPDDLLVAQQNFKQHCDDPGYPYDQIVRYTHQSGETVWLRCRGFAIRDEKGVPTRMLGIHTNVSRLKHIEERYKKIIATMDRVYADLRVALDESEQLFETIPDAILQVDQDGRIVKSNSRATEMFGYSASHLQELTVEDLVPDAIRIKHSKLRHRFQDAPEVREMGNDAMNLSAVTKSGKEIFVDIRLSPYNTKYGLHTIAVVRDITERRKMVSRLKAQEEEEQKLFKLSSTDSMTGVFNRGYFLELANRAHRQGERYDHNFCVMMLDVDNFKSINDRFGHAEGDRALTQIGNILKNSVRKTDIIGRVGGEEFAIVLPESSIDQGVVLADKILYNIEDARTHSDDPDGLGGCPTLSIGLVAKGDENETFNELLYRADQLLYKAKHTGKAKVVY; encoded by the coding sequence ATGAGAGTGGAACGTTTGGACAGAAAGGAAAAACCAACCCATTATCTGGCGCGCGAACTTGCTGAAATAATTCGAGTCGACCCTGAGTTGTTCGATTTTATCGATCGCTATGTTTTCGACGGACTGTGGTATTGGAATCTGGAAAAACCGGAAGACGAGTGGATGAGCCCACAGTTTTGGCTCACATTAGGCTATGCGCCTGAAGAAAAGAAACACTTGGCCGCGGAGTGGCAAGACATAATCGATCCGGACGACCTGCTTGTTGCTCAGCAAAACTTCAAGCAGCACTGTGACGACCCGGGGTATCCTTACGACCAGATTGTGCGCTACACCCACCAGAGTGGCGAAACTGTGTGGTTGCGGTGCCGGGGCTTTGCGATCCGTGATGAGAAGGGTGTTCCGACCCGTATGCTGGGTATCCACACCAATGTCTCTCGCCTGAAGCATATAGAAGAGCGTTATAAAAAAATTATCGCCACCATGGACCGTGTATATGCTGATCTGCGTGTCGCATTAGACGAGAGTGAGCAGCTGTTTGAAACGATTCCCGATGCAATTTTGCAGGTCGATCAGGACGGTCGAATTGTGAAAAGTAACTCGCGGGCGACAGAAATGTTTGGCTATTCAGCATCGCATTTACAGGAGCTGACGGTTGAAGATTTAGTGCCAGACGCGATTCGAATAAAACATTCAAAGTTGCGCCACCGTTTTCAAGATGCGCCGGAAGTCCGTGAGATGGGCAACGATGCCATGAACCTCAGTGCCGTTACCAAAAGTGGTAAGGAAATTTTCGTCGATATTCGCCTGAGCCCTTACAACACCAAATATGGTCTGCATACAATTGCGGTAGTACGCGACATTACCGAGCGTAGAAAAATGGTGTCGCGCCTGAAAGCGCAAGAGGAAGAAGAGCAAAAACTGTTTAAATTATCCAGTACGGATTCAATGACCGGAGTCTTTAACCGGGGATATTTTTTAGAACTTGCGAATCGCGCTCATCGGCAAGGGGAAAGATACGATCATAATTTTTGCGTGATGATGTTGGATGTGGATAATTTTAAATCCATTAACGATCGCTTTGGTCATGCGGAAGGGGATCGGGCGCTAACGCAAATTGGCAATATTTTGAAAAACTCAGTGCGCAAAACCGATATTATTGGCCGGGTTGGTGGCGAAGAATTTGCCATTGTGTTGCCTGAGTCCAGTATTGACCAGGGTGTGGTTCTCGCCGATAAAATTCTCTACAACATCGAAGACGCACGAACCCATAGTGACGACCCGGATGGTCTGGGTGGTTGCCCCACGTTGAGTATAGGTCTTGTCGCCAAGGGCGACGAAAATGAAACCTTTAATGAATTGCTTTACCGCGCAGATCAGCTTTTGTATAAAGCCAAGCACACGGGTAAAGCGAAGGTGGTTTACTAG
- a CDS encoding helix-turn-helix domain-containing protein, protein MELETLARNLAGNVRQLRNERGFTQQQMATLAQIPRPTWASIESGAANPTLSVLSKLANALQVSIEELVSAPRSQAAFFAAGFGPHRKRRGGIFSPMVPELVPGVEISRLQIEPAATVQGAPHTHGTREYLTCERGKLELRLDDGSWFLLPGDAVAFRGDQKHAYVNCLHNEPSVAFSVVCFAPS, encoded by the coding sequence ATGGAACTGGAAACGCTAGCGCGCAACCTTGCGGGCAACGTACGGCAACTGCGCAACGAGCGAGGTTTTACGCAACAACAGATGGCGACATTGGCGCAAATACCCCGACCGACCTGGGCCAGCATTGAATCGGGTGCCGCCAACCCAACGCTTTCGGTGCTGAGTAAATTGGCGAATGCGTTGCAGGTGAGTATCGAAGAGCTGGTAAGCGCGCCTCGCTCCCAGGCTGCATTTTTTGCGGCGGGCTTTGGCCCACACCGCAAGCGGCGCGGCGGTATATTCAGCCCCATGGTCCCGGAACTCGTGCCTGGCGTGGAAATCTCGCGGCTCCAGATCGAGCCCGCGGCGACGGTGCAGGGTGCACCACACACCCACGGTACGCGAGAGTATCTCACCTGTGAACGAGGGAAGCTGGAATTGCGGCTCGACGATGGCAGCTGGTTTCTCCTTCCTGGCGACGCCGTTGCGTTTCGAGGCGACCAAAAACATGCCTACGTTAATTGCCTGCACAATGAGCCATCGGTAGCCTTTTCTGTCGTGTGTTTTGCCCCAAGTTAG
- a CDS encoding CHAT domain-containing protein, with translation MLRPRLLIIAVTSSALTAAALCFADESLPADDGVHSERILFEPENNRFHKTISVPHGQRLTLQFQPEHASLRIQVFNHLGEDLFANRHADLLYRHRLSLTDSDCAPCAIEVAVVPRHQAPAALTLLSHVTDCQREPAFCDADTALEFARRTEQSVSPTDISQRFALAIQQWQALPPSIEKLNAQFLALHAAESNAANSTAFTQLASQARQFKAWPALAQIQFMQLHAALAQDDTALTQQYLHELEQTLAAVQTTASHVFYTLSAQAELVRAELFLHTEQLEKHAAAIVRASAMLDKIDDVVQVARVLNGIGFLHRINKHLDQAAASHQLALSFSTETTDLALQMQSAYYLGVVSALRGRYFYAQSLLARAEQEALALKAPIWQAHITAALARIAMELGSVQESEALYQQAQTLYRLSGASRELKTVYLNQARLFSLQGKPDTSEEFLRLAQRHLSDAPLDRRHYSETLAEAHLNAGQCADAQHALTSLTDSGSVNGAPLLTAKIHLCLQNWRAAAASASAAVNQFTRDQDDLGMLSARFVLANARWKEGFASEALVIIAAATHSIESLRDDLQRDDLRRQFLALQRSFYDLQLHITRDESPSNILAALQVAERFKARTLFDALLRRNTPVRNTEVKVAQLPFADLMATTLARLQATPANAVPSGEQESRSLKDALSQLPEGTALLYFFLGSRQSYLWELSAGHQQVYSLPAEPELHDAIDAYLAQLNPQTGNRDALYQSGIRLSEHLLGSVAPQLDQYQNLVIVPDGALHRVPFAALFNPQSESRLLLTHNISYARSLSTFNYFSEHPSNPQAPTLSPEHILLVAPDLAGGELAAREAELAAITRAWPTTRPPRVLAGPAADLAGVTAALTQPFDIVHFASHTRLDWDYPSRSLIALNGDFASQPDSQLGIQTIRDASLVAELVVLSACATAAGKNLAGEGPMGLSRAFFEAGAKRVLATLWPVEDRATAQVMAQFYQNLLTEHDEPTSALRKAQLSLARNPRWNHPYYWAAFAFYGNPHAF, from the coding sequence ATGTTACGACCCCGTCTGCTGATTATCGCTGTAACGTCGAGCGCCCTTACTGCGGCGGCACTGTGTTTTGCAGATGAAAGCCTCCCTGCCGACGACGGCGTGCACTCTGAACGCATCCTGTTCGAGCCAGAGAACAATCGCTTTCACAAAACGATTTCCGTACCGCACGGGCAGCGCCTTACGCTTCAATTTCAACCCGAACACGCCAGCCTGCGGATTCAGGTGTTTAATCATTTAGGCGAAGACTTATTTGCGAATCGACATGCTGACCTGTTGTATCGCCACCGCCTGAGCTTAACAGACAGCGACTGCGCGCCCTGCGCTATAGAAGTGGCTGTCGTTCCGCGGCACCAGGCGCCAGCCGCACTGACACTCTTGTCGCACGTAACAGACTGCCAGCGCGAACCGGCCTTTTGCGACGCGGACACGGCCTTGGAATTCGCACGCCGCACTGAACAAAGTGTATCGCCAACAGACATTAGCCAGCGCTTCGCGTTAGCGATCCAGCAATGGCAGGCACTGCCCCCATCAATTGAAAAGCTCAACGCGCAATTTCTCGCACTGCACGCCGCCGAGAGTAACGCCGCAAATTCCACAGCGTTTACCCAATTAGCGAGCCAGGCTCGACAATTTAAAGCCTGGCCCGCGTTGGCACAAATACAATTTATGCAATTGCACGCGGCACTCGCACAGGACGACACTGCGCTCACCCAACAGTATCTGCACGAACTTGAGCAAACCCTTGCCGCGGTTCAGACTACCGCTTCACACGTGTTTTACACACTCAGCGCACAAGCCGAGCTGGTCCGCGCCGAACTTTTTTTGCATACAGAGCAACTGGAAAAGCACGCAGCCGCAATAGTGCGCGCAAGTGCTATGCTGGACAAAATTGACGACGTGGTGCAGGTTGCCCGCGTACTCAACGGCATCGGCTTTCTCCACCGCATCAACAAACATCTCGATCAGGCAGCGGCAAGCCATCAACTCGCGCTTAGCTTCAGCACTGAAACGACTGACCTTGCCCTGCAGATGCAATCCGCATACTACCTCGGCGTCGTCAGCGCTTTGCGCGGCCGCTATTTCTATGCGCAATCACTGCTTGCACGCGCCGAGCAGGAAGCGCTAGCGCTGAAGGCGCCCATTTGGCAGGCACACATTACAGCAGCGTTAGCGCGTATCGCTATGGAACTTGGCAGCGTGCAGGAAAGCGAAGCGCTCTACCAACAAGCGCAAACCCTGTATCGACTGAGCGGCGCCAGCCGGGAGCTGAAAACCGTCTACTTAAATCAGGCGCGGTTGTTCTCACTGCAGGGCAAACCCGACACCAGTGAAGAATTTTTACGCCTTGCTCAACGACATTTAAGTGATGCTCCCCTGGATCGTCGCCATTACTCGGAAACGCTGGCCGAGGCTCACCTGAACGCCGGCCAGTGTGCGGATGCACAACATGCGCTGACAAGCCTCACTGATTCCGGCAGCGTGAATGGCGCCCCACTTCTGACAGCAAAGATTCACCTCTGCCTGCAAAACTGGCGCGCGGCTGCCGCATCTGCGAGTGCAGCGGTGAACCAATTCACCCGCGACCAGGACGATCTGGGTATGCTCAGCGCCCGTTTTGTATTGGCAAACGCCCGCTGGAAGGAAGGTTTTGCAAGCGAAGCTCTGGTTATCATTGCAGCCGCGACTCACTCAATCGAAAGCTTACGGGATGACTTGCAACGTGACGACCTGCGCCGCCAGTTTTTAGCGCTACAGCGCTCATTTTACGACCTGCAATTGCATATCACCCGTGACGAGTCACCCTCCAATATCCTTGCCGCACTCCAGGTCGCCGAGCGCTTTAAGGCTCGCACACTCTTCGATGCACTGCTCAGAAGAAATACACCCGTGCGCAATACCGAGGTCAAGGTTGCGCAACTGCCCTTTGCCGACCTGATGGCGACAACACTTGCACGCTTACAGGCAACGCCAGCAAATGCTGTTCCCTCCGGCGAGCAGGAATCACGTTCACTCAAAGACGCTCTCTCGCAGTTACCGGAAGGTACAGCCCTACTGTATTTTTTTTTGGGCAGCCGACAAAGCTACTTATGGGAACTGAGCGCAGGACACCAGCAAGTGTATTCCCTGCCAGCAGAACCGGAACTCCATGACGCAATCGATGCTTATCTCGCGCAGCTCAACCCGCAAACCGGAAATCGCGATGCACTTTACCAGTCAGGTATCAGACTTTCGGAACATCTCCTCGGATCTGTGGCACCACAACTGGATCAATACCAAAATCTGGTAATTGTGCCGGATGGGGCGCTTCACCGGGTTCCTTTCGCCGCACTCTTTAACCCCCAGAGCGAAAGCCGTCTGCTGCTGACGCACAACATCAGCTACGCCCGATCTCTGAGTACATTTAATTACTTCAGCGAACACCCGTCGAATCCGCAAGCCCCTACCCTGTCACCAGAACACATATTATTGGTAGCGCCCGATTTGGCCGGCGGGGAGCTAGCGGCACGTGAAGCAGAGCTTGCCGCAATAACCCGCGCTTGGCCTACTACTCGACCACCGCGCGTGCTCGCAGGCCCCGCCGCCGACCTCGCGGGTGTAACAGCTGCGCTCACTCAGCCATTCGACATTGTGCACTTCGCAAGTCACACCCGACTGGATTGGGATTACCCCTCGCGCTCACTGATCGCGCTGAATGGCGATTTCGCATCCCAGCCCGATAGCCAACTCGGTATACAAACCATCCGAGACGCATCGCTAGTTGCCGAACTGGTGGTGCTCAGCGCCTGCGCTACGGCGGCAGGGAAGAATCTCGCCGGAGAAGGACCTATGGGCTTGTCGCGGGCATTCTTCGAAGCCGGCGCCAAACGGGTGTTAGCAACACTCTGGCCAGTGGAAGACAGGGCGACCGCGCAAGTCATGGCACAGTTTTACCAAAACCTTCTCACCGAACACGATGAGCCAACCTCGGCCTTGCGCAAAGCGCAGCTCTCGCTCGCACGCAATCCCCGCTGGAACCACCCTTATTACTGGGCAGCGTTTGCATTTTACGGTAACCCCCATGCTTTCTAA
- a CDS encoding anti-sigma factor family protein yields MTHNSVTDDQIDNYVNGRMSEEDEITFEAHYLENPALLARVESAQALKDSLKLVPSAGPERRSAVTGVNSAWLRYILAPQTAIGAIAASLLLIPLILKHDPAVSPEAITTTQFYLVANDVYRNESAAPETHRISLDKRALALGFEVPPALGKPQSWTVSIHDAEGALLFSSEPLAPNLQSVIALTLAPDFLVQNQIYHYSLAPENSQALLTGEFIIQH; encoded by the coding sequence ATGACGCATAACTCAGTGACAGACGACCAGATCGACAACTACGTCAACGGCCGGATGTCGGAAGAGGATGAAATCACTTTTGAGGCGCACTACCTGGAAAACCCGGCGCTCCTGGCCCGAGTGGAAAGCGCGCAAGCGTTGAAAGACAGTTTGAAGCTGGTGCCCTCAGCGGGACCTGAACGCCGCTCAGCAGTGACAGGCGTTAACAGCGCCTGGCTGCGTTATATCCTGGCGCCTCAAACAGCAATTGGTGCGATTGCGGCCAGCCTACTGCTCATTCCGCTAATCCTGAAACACGACCCGGCCGTTTCCCCTGAAGCAATCACCACGACCCAGTTTTACCTGGTTGCCAACGATGTCTATCGCAATGAATCAGCCGCACCAGAAACCCACCGCATTTCGCTCGACAAACGCGCGCTGGCACTGGGCTTCGAGGTTCCTCCCGCACTGGGCAAACCGCAATCCTGGACGGTCAGTATCCATGATGCTGAGGGCGCCTTACTGTTTTCCAGCGAGCCCTTGGCGCCAAACCTGCAATCGGTGATCGCGCTGACACTCGCACCCGACTTTTTAGTACAAAACCAAATCTATCACTACTCGCTTGCGCCCGAGAATTCGCAAGCTTTATTAACAGGTGAATTTATTATTCAGCATTAA
- a CDS encoding SDR family NAD(P)-dependent oxidoreductase produces MKKNLKGKWALVTGSSRGIGQQIALGLAQLGCNLVVHGRTQENLTATLDMLADFDVTVHPVAGELDGEAPINAVIDQVNKVAPQVDILYNNAAISCPSTPVFEFDMATWMSVFQVNVFAMVKLVNAFGPGMKARNWGRIVNVSSGIADQPNLAPYSVSKAAVDKLTQDLAFEFKDTAVRVNAVDPGWIRTDLGGPDAWDSVESTLPGMLAPVIVADNGPNGDYFRAQDFKFFD; encoded by the coding sequence GGGCATTAGTGACAGGCTCCAGTCGCGGCATTGGTCAACAGATCGCACTCGGGCTGGCACAACTGGGGTGTAATCTGGTTGTCCACGGCCGCACTCAGGAAAATTTGACGGCGACGCTGGATATGCTCGCCGACTTCGATGTAACAGTGCATCCGGTTGCCGGTGAACTGGATGGCGAAGCGCCGATCAACGCTGTTATTGACCAGGTTAACAAGGTGGCGCCGCAAGTGGATATTCTCTATAACAATGCAGCCATCAGCTGCCCGTCCACGCCTGTGTTCGAATTCGATATGGCCACCTGGATGTCGGTTTTTCAGGTGAATGTTTTCGCTATGGTAAAACTTGTGAACGCGTTTGGCCCGGGCATGAAAGCCCGTAACTGGGGGCGTATTGTCAATGTATCGTCGGGTATTGCTGATCAACCAAACCTTGCGCCGTACAGTGTATCGAAAGCCGCCGTTGATAAATTAACGCAAGATCTGGCGTTTGAATTTAAAGATACCGCGGTCAGAGTTAATGCTGTCGATCCCGGCTGGATCCGCACGGATCTCGGTGGGCCGGATGCCTGGGATTCCGTAGAATCCACCCTGCCGGGCATGCTCGCGCCGGTTATTGTTGCAGACAACGGTCCGAACGGGGATTACTTCCGCGCACAGGATTTTAAATTTTTCGATTAG
- a CDS encoding VOC family protein, protein MKAYLEHLNIHVTQLDAIAEFISTAIPAFKVRFDSGTSGDERWLHIGDEQYYFALYQATEAANARKNYGNTPGLNHVGMVVEEDVENLRERLLRAGYEETTIENVHPARKRIYFADPDGNDWEFVQYLHTDPVLRNSYDDAKTN, encoded by the coding sequence ATGAAAGCTTATCTGGAGCATTTAAACATTCACGTAACTCAACTCGACGCCATTGCTGAGTTTATTTCAACAGCAATACCCGCCTTTAAAGTGCGATTTGACAGTGGCACCAGCGGCGACGAGCGCTGGTTGCATATCGGTGACGAGCAATACTACTTTGCGCTTTACCAGGCAACCGAAGCCGCAAATGCACGCAAAAACTATGGCAATACACCAGGGTTGAACCATGTGGGTATGGTGGTTGAGGAGGATGTGGAAAACCTGCGCGAGCGTCTCTTAAGGGCGGGCTATGAAGAAACCACCATCGAAAATGTTCACCCGGCACGCAAGCGCATCTATTTCGCCGACCCCGACGGGAACGACTGGGAGTTTGTTCAGTACCTGCACACAGATCCAGTGCTGCGCAACAGTTACGACGACGCGAAAACTAATTAA
- a CDS encoding RNA polymerase sigma factor produces the protein MLSNSSPGAPLVIPPEQLVTRIEQGDTAAEHQLVTQYQRGLMLALSRKSSIDVAEDVCQETWRVVLENIRAGKVREPERLAAYVVQTGRNQLLMHFRKYPPHTGVPHEADSDPTTDETPETLLRNQRLRAAIGALLNELPQERDRELLRRFYLQEQEKADICKSLTLTERHFHRVLHRARQRFRELWEQAEMHW, from the coding sequence ATGCTTTCTAACTCTTCGCCTGGCGCACCCCTTGTGATCCCACCGGAACAATTGGTCACCCGCATCGAACAGGGCGATACGGCCGCCGAACATCAATTGGTCACACAATATCAGCGCGGCCTGATGCTTGCGCTCAGTCGCAAAAGCAGTATCGATGTGGCGGAAGATGTGTGTCAGGAGACATGGCGCGTGGTACTGGAAAATATTCGCGCAGGCAAAGTGCGAGAGCCCGAACGACTTGCAGCCTATGTGGTACAAACTGGTCGCAATCAGTTACTGATGCACTTTCGCAAATATCCGCCACATACCGGTGTACCCCACGAGGCTGACAGCGACCCGACCACCGACGAAACCCCGGAGACACTGCTGCGAAACCAGCGCCTTCGCGCCGCGATTGGAGCCCTGCTCAACGAACTGCCGCAGGAGCGTGACCGGGAATTGTTGCGGCGCTTCTACCTCCAGGAGCAGGAAAAAGCGGACATATGCAAATCGCTCACGCTCACTGAACGCCATTTCCACCGGGTACTACACCGCGCCAGGCAACGCTTTCGCGAACTGTGGGAGCAAGCGGAAATGCATTGGTAA